A stretch of the Tardiphaga sp. 709 genome encodes the following:
- the cax gene encoding calcium/proton exchanger encodes MKPLLKQIQHTPLLWMLIFVPVVLVVEAIAPHSHTLLFILSVLAIVPLAALLSHATEAVAAKTGDAVGGLLNATLGNLTELIIAITALQAGQYMLVKASIAGAIVTNALFMLGACLLLGGLRYHVQEYNRSGARLYSGLLLMATVALLAPSAVADLDLVQGETVMRKLSVGLAILLIIAYALGLLFSLKTHKELFASAAHDEGEEHWPIVLAVGTLLAVTVLVALVSEIFVESVQKAAATFGMSPAFVGFIIVSMVGAAAEFAVAFSAARKDRLDMSVSIALGSASQIALFVAPALVLLSYVVGPSPMSLQFWPGAVTMVMIATVTASFITSSGRSAWFVGALLIFIYAVFALTLYVVPPTGQGVE; translated from the coding sequence ATGAAACCCCTGCTCAAGCAAATCCAGCACACACCACTGCTTTGGATGTTGATCTTCGTGCCTGTCGTGCTGGTCGTGGAAGCAATAGCGCCGCATTCCCATACGCTGCTGTTCATACTCTCGGTTCTCGCCATCGTGCCGCTGGCCGCCCTGCTCAGCCATGCGACCGAAGCGGTTGCCGCCAAGACCGGTGATGCCGTCGGCGGGTTGCTCAACGCCACGCTGGGAAACTTAACGGAGCTTATCATTGCGATCACCGCGTTACAGGCCGGCCAGTACATGCTGGTGAAGGCGTCAATTGCCGGTGCGATTGTCACCAACGCCCTCTTCATGCTCGGCGCCTGTCTGCTCCTTGGCGGCCTGCGCTACCATGTCCAAGAATATAATCGCTCCGGCGCGCGGCTCTACTCCGGTCTCTTACTGATGGCGACGGTCGCCCTGCTCGCTCCATCGGCAGTCGCCGACCTTGATCTCGTGCAGGGTGAGACCGTCATGCGGAAGCTCAGCGTCGGCCTCGCCATCCTGCTCATCATTGCTTACGCACTCGGCCTGCTGTTCTCGCTGAAGACCCACAAGGAGTTATTCGCAAGCGCCGCGCACGACGAAGGCGAGGAACACTGGCCGATCGTCCTTGCGGTGGGCACACTGCTTGCTGTCACCGTGCTGGTTGCACTTGTGAGTGAGATTTTTGTCGAGTCGGTGCAGAAGGCTGCAGCAACGTTTGGAATGAGCCCGGCCTTCGTTGGCTTTATCATCGTCTCAATGGTCGGGGCCGCTGCCGAGTTTGCCGTTGCCTTTTCTGCCGCTCGCAAGGACCGCCTCGACATGAGCGTCAGCATCGCGCTTGGCAGCGCCTCCCAGATTGCGCTGTTCGTAGCCCCCGCCCTGGTGCTACTCAGCTATGTCGTCGGACCGTCGCCAATGAGCCTGCAATTCTGGCCCGGCGCCGTCACTATGGTCATGATTGCGACCGTGACAGCGAGCTTCATTACGAGCAGCGGTCGCTCGGCCTGGTTCGTCGGCGCCCTACTCATCTTCATTTACGCAGTCTTTGCGCTAACGCTATATGTAGTTCCGCCGACGGGCCAAGGGGTAGAATGA
- a CDS encoding GNAT family N-acetyltransferase, whose amino-acid sequence MSDAATYAAQEQLRDGSLVSILALRPEDEPDMLAALTQAGVQSLQRRFFVMKRHFSDKERAFFMDIDFENHVALTARAEEAGRNILVGGCRYIVSEPGQAEMAFMVVDGWQGRGVGSILMRHLIKLGRDAGLKELTAEVLPENTAMRKIFTRFGFKAAPRKDPQIVSLVLKLT is encoded by the coding sequence ATGTCCGATGCTGCCACCTACGCCGCGCAAGAGCAGTTACGCGATGGCAGCCTTGTGAGTATCCTGGCGCTTCGGCCGGAAGACGAGCCGGACATGCTCGCCGCGCTCACACAGGCCGGCGTCCAATCGCTGCAACGCCGCTTTTTCGTTATGAAACGCCATTTCTCCGACAAGGAACGCGCCTTCTTCATGGACATTGATTTCGAAAATCATGTCGCGCTGACTGCGCGCGCTGAGGAAGCGGGCCGGAATATCCTGGTGGGTGGTTGCCGATATATCGTTTCCGAGCCAGGCCAGGCCGAGATGGCGTTCATGGTAGTCGATGGGTGGCAGGGACGCGGCGTGGGCTCGATCCTCATGCGGCACCTCATCAAACTCGGACGTGACGCCGGGCTGAAAGAATTGACCGCAGAAGTTCTGCCCGAGAACACCGCGATGCGAAAGATCTTCACCAGGTTCGGCTTCAAGGCAGCCCCGCGGAAAGATCCCCAGATCGTCAGCCTCGTGCTTAAGCTCACCTAG